The genomic DNA TCGACAATATCCTTGGTGTCGCGTGCAATGAGCAGCTCCTCATTGGTGGGCAGCACCCAAACCGCGACCTTCGAGTCGGGAGTGGAGATGCAAGCTTCCTCGCGGCAGCCGCTGTTCTTGGCAGCGTCGAACTTGATGCCGAGCACTTCCATGTTCTCGCAGACACGCTCACGCACAACGTCGTCGTTCTCGCCGATGCCGCCGGTGAAGCAGACAGCGTCTAGCCCGCCGAGAGCGGCGGCGTAGGAGCCGATATACTTCTTGATCTGGTAGCACAGGATATCCACAGCCAGCTTGGCGCGCTCGTTGCCGGCATCCTCTGCGGCGTGCAGGTCGCGCATGTCGCTAGAAACGCCCGAGATGCCGACCAGGCCGGCCTGCTTGTTGAGGATGTCAATGATCTTGCTGGTGCGGAAGCCCGACTTCTCAGACATAACGCTGACAAGCGAGGGGTCAATCGCGCCGCAGCGGGTACCCATGATGAGGCCATCCAGCGGAGTCAGACCCATGGTGGTGTCCACGCACTCGCCGCCGTTGATAGCGGTGATGGAGGAACCGTTGCCCAGATGGCAGGTGATGACCTTCAGGTTGTCCCTGCCGGTCAACTCGACCAGACGCTGGGAGACAAAACGGTGGCTGGTGCCGTGGAAGCCATAACGGCGCAGGCGATATTTCTCATAGTACTCGTAGGGAATCGGATAGATATAAGCCTTGGAGGGCATGGTCTGATGGAGGGCGGTGTCGAACACGACAACCATCGGAATCTTCTCGCCGAACACCTTGCGGCAGGCCTTCATCGCAGTCAGGCCGGGCGGGTTGTGCAGGGGTGCGAGGGTCGAAAGCTCGTCGATGGCGTTCATGACCTCGTCGTCGATGAGTGCCGAGCAGGCAAATTTCTCGCCGCCGTGCACGCCGCGGTGGCCGATGGCCGAGATCTCAGAGATGTTGTTGATCACCTTGTGCTCGCCACAGGTCAGCAGCTCGACAACCTCGGCAAACGCCTCAGCGTGGGTGGGGAAGGGCGTCTCATACTCAATCTTGGTGCCGTTCGAAAGCTTGTGGCTGATTTGGCCGCCGGCGCCGATGCGCTCGCAGAGACCCTTGGCGATGACTAGCTCGGTTTCCATGTCGATGAGCTGGTACTTCATCGAGGAGCTGCCCGCATTGATTACCAGAATTTTCATTATTGTTATCCTCCTTTGTTATACTGAAATACCAGATTAAAAGGTTAAATAGATTAGCTGTTGCCAAGATATCAACTTTTTAGAGGAATATCAGTATTAAAACACGACCATGCTTGCAAAAAAGAACGCCCCTTTTGTCAATTAGGAATACCAAACGGGATTACGCGCGTAATCGTCAGTATTTCTTGACTAGGGTGCTCATAAATAATATAATATTATATAATTTCCAAAAGTTCAAGTATACCGCAGTAAATCGAAGTATTATTGGATATTTACACTATCGTGGGCATTTTTCGAGCCCAAAATACTTAAAAATCCATGAAAATTTTGTGTGCGGCATATGGGGCTTGAAATACCGC from Oscillospiraceae bacterium MB24-C1 includes the following:
- a CDS encoding acetate kinase — encoded protein: MKILVINAGSSSMKYQLIDMETELVIAKGLCERIGAGGQISHKLSNGTKIEYETPFPTHAEAFAEVVELLTCGEHKVINNISEISAIGHRGVHGGEKFACSALIDDEVMNAIDELSTLAPLHNPPGLTAMKACRKVFGEKIPMVVVFDTALHQTMPSKAYIYPIPYEYYEKYRLRRYGFHGTSHRFVSQRLVELTGRDNLKVITCHLGNGSSITAINGGECVDTTMGLTPLDGLIMGTRCGAIDPSLVSVMSEKSGFRTSKIIDILNKQAGLVGISGVSSDMRDLHAAEDAGNERAKLAVDILCYQIKKYIGSYAAALGGLDAVCFTGGIGENDDVVRERVCENMEVLGIKFDAAKNSGCREEACISTPDSKVAVWVLPTNEELLIARDTKDIVEKL